A segment of the Superficieibacter sp. HKU1 genome:
ATGATGACGTCATTGCCGTTGCGATACACAGGTATCGTTCTCTTTCAATTATGAAAACCCTATGTATAAAATTCTGATCATTGACCGCTGCCAGTTTAGCCGCCATGGGCTTGAGAAATGGCTGACGCAGGGACATACGTTTACCTCGCCAGTCATGGTGACCAGTCTTAATAGTCTTCTTTTAGCAAGAGAGCATATTGAACACTGGCAGCCCAGTGTGGTTATCGCAGATTTAAGCGGTTTTCAGGACGATCCTTCGCAGACCCAGTTGATTACCTCAATCTTTGCCGCCTGCGGGGAGCGTAGTCAGGTGATCCTGCTCCAGTATCGGCCTGCGCAGAATTATACCCATCATGCGGCAGTGCTGGTAACCCTGTCGAAAAAAACGCAGCTGCAGCATATTACCAATATGATTGAGTCGGCATTAAGCTCGCGCCCATGGCTGAACTATACCCATACTATTAGCCCGTTATTAACGCGTCAGGAAGAGAAGGTGTTATCGCTATGGCTGGAAGGCGTCAGCAATCCGCTCATCGCCGGTATGCTCAGTATTAGTGGGAAAACGGTATATACCTATAAACGGAATATCCGACTTAAGTTGCGGATGGATAATCGGTTTTCACCCTTCTTATCCCCTGGCGAAAAAATAGTTGAACGCACGTCATAACGGTACGACTAAAAAGCCGTACCGTATGGCGTTTTATCGCTGAATAACCTTACTGCTGAGCTTTGGTTGCTGCGCCAGAGATTGCGCTGCCGCCGTCAGAAATATCTTCGCCTACCCC
Coding sequences within it:
- a CDS encoding LuxR C-terminal-related transcriptional regulator is translated as MYKILIIDRCQFSRHGLEKWLTQGHTFTSPVMVTSLNSLLLAREHIEHWQPSVVIADLSGFQDDPSQTQLITSIFAACGERSQVILLQYRPAQNYTHHAAVLVTLSKKTQLQHITNMIESALSSRPWLNYTHTISPLLTRQEEKVLSLWLEGVSNPLIAGMLSISGKTVYTYKRNIRLKLRMDNRFSPFLSPGEKIVERTS